A single Candidatus Stygibacter australis DNA region contains:
- a CDS encoding C25 family cysteine peptidase has product MKRIMFLLLSAILISSINATWEVIDQSINVDLIEYDQISESEINLSFHLDGYEVQHFSASGEERLEFNHPQARGLDEKDRLELPIFNWVIELPATGDIKLEILSSEQMMLDDVLLSRDQSFQNSGEIAHLGEPAIMRGVRMVPVTFSPLIYNATRHEMTIYSKIEVKITTSGENGKNCISHNSKLSRSFEPIFDANVLNYQEMRGREDYQQPSMIIVCPDNEDVVDTLSYLVDWKLQKGFQVTLVTTAETGETAEEIKDYIQNAYDNWENPPEYICLAGDTNGSYAVPTWFHNSQINEAGDHPYGQLDGDDILLDAHVGRLSYNSISQLQVLVSKILYYEKSPMMDYTEWYQKSLLVGDPSNSGPSTISTMQAIKEMMLTYPDNWNSHEDFYEIYGGSFANQMNAYINTGCLYMFYRGASGCSGWYPGATNNSFMLPFVSLMTSGTGPITETLTLMGTASNPTGAIGAVGQTNNDTDTCFNNALSLGMASGFLQHDIYSMGAILSMGKFCIWNLYPQNPANSVALHSHYTSLVGDPSLELWTGVPQTLTVMHPESIAEGEDLIQITVLDHTGAYAEGACVTLSALDPSDYAITRFCDSNGEVLMPIPGIFDDENILTVTKHGHLPYIDTLTVCQAEQYVNVRNIEYLEIAGNGDGLLNPGESFELDVSLFNYGTLPVEGITAWLSTENEYVTVTSSEVEVGDIGAWEIIDPAVNFQIEISESALGGIEPLLEFRMADAEGQEWTSWETAEITGANLWLSAIQVGNDNFLHPGQIDAVFIELTNNGALPVEDISVSLSCAGSYITLIDSLSYFTSIPAGGSVYNFNDGFSVETPEEMFPGSLMNLRLEITNDSGYEAIIPYSVPVGGTEVTDPYGPDEYGYWCFDDGDLDFEYCPEFNWVEIDPDYGGAGEELSIYSSGNAASVQVLDLPGDFNFNFYGENYAQITVSTSGWIAPGVHQVASFMNWYIPSPQGPSPMIAVFWDDLSTAGNNICWQYFADEHYLVIEWSRVENGDTESEETFEVILYDADFYPTLTSASQIKMQYLVVNNDNAGSYRADHGQYCTVGLENYDSTIGLQYTFNNSYAVANKVLEDNTALLFTPANSGEAAWLNIADITILNGNDEYIEAGDTVIFNLNLHNSGNMAADDISIVISTESPYISIQQNTGNLAELLPGESAYLDNELSFIVSEDVSDFYEFTIDAAIECESGYWDKEITLTAYEHNTFSLDQEEISLELEIDQTDSRTLELTNIGDDTVNYYLRIEEILPEERDISGSTVTCDSSYFVPGETTEWILEIYNNSPDTEWITDLSLEFPLNVILNYATDVIGGSGGNLEWDGNTGVGIVNWHGTTANGWGVIHSGEYAYVTLNVSLGPDFAGNLHLPWVLTGDGYGVNPHAVDGEIILFSLIQWINLEPSSGTLEPDESCDITMNFDAADLEFGWHNALLEITTDSWDIKRVNISLNVLSNEGDEPFIPEASQLLGNYPNPFNPSTKISFLTAESGQTELTIYNIKGQIVRKLVNEPLDEGKHEIYWDGRNEQGVALSSGIFLYRLKTASEIHNSKMILLK; this is encoded by the coding sequence ATGAAAAGGATAATGTTTTTGCTGTTATCAGCCATTTTAATTTCAAGTATTAATGCCACCTGGGAAGTAATAGACCAATCAATAAATGTCGACCTAATCGAATATGATCAGATAAGTGAATCAGAAATTAATTTAAGTTTTCATCTGGATGGATATGAGGTACAGCACTTTTCTGCCTCAGGAGAGGAGAGATTAGAATTCAATCATCCTCAGGCGAGGGGACTTGATGAAAAAGACAGGCTGGAATTACCTATTTTCAATTGGGTGATAGAATTGCCTGCCACTGGAGACATCAAGCTGGAGATTTTATCATCAGAGCAGATGATGCTGGATGATGTACTGCTATCCAGGGATCAATCTTTCCAGAATTCAGGTGAAATTGCCCATTTAGGAGAGCCGGCTATTATGCGGGGAGTCCGAATGGTGCCTGTAACATTTTCACCCCTGATATATAATGCTACACGGCATGAAATGACAATATACTCAAAAATCGAAGTGAAGATAACTACTTCAGGAGAAAATGGGAAGAACTGTATTTCACATAATAGCAAACTTTCAAGGAGTTTTGAACCGATCTTTGATGCTAATGTGCTCAATTATCAGGAAATGAGAGGAAGAGAAGATTATCAGCAACCTTCTATGATCATTGTCTGCCCTGATAATGAAGATGTAGTGGATACTCTTAGCTATCTGGTGGACTGGAAACTGCAGAAGGGATTTCAAGTAACTTTGGTGACTACTGCAGAGACTGGTGAAACTGCTGAAGAGATCAAGGACTATATTCAGAATGCTTATGATAATTGGGAAAATCCCCCGGAATACATTTGTCTGGCAGGAGATACTAATGGCAGTTATGCAGTTCCCACCTGGTTTCACAATTCACAAATCAATGAAGCAGGCGATCATCCCTATGGTCAGTTGGACGGCGATGATATTCTGCTGGATGCTCATGTAGGCAGGCTTTCTTATAATAGTATATCTCAATTACAGGTTTTGGTAAGTAAAATTTTATATTATGAGAAATCACCAATGATGGATTATACTGAATGGTATCAAAAGAGTCTGCTGGTAGGTGACCCCTCGAATTCTGGTCCATCAACAATATCTACAATGCAGGCAATCAAAGAAATGATGCTTACTTATCCGGATAATTGGAATAGCCATGAGGATTTTTATGAAATATATGGAGGTTCCTTTGCGAATCAGATGAATGCTTATATAAATACGGGCTGCCTTTATATGTTTTACCGTGGTGCTTCGGGCTGCAGCGGGTGGTATCCTGGAGCGACAAATAATAGTTTTATGCTCCCTTTTGTTTCGCTGATGACCAGTGGAACTGGTCCCATAACAGAGACCCTTACTTTAATGGGAACAGCATCAAACCCCACAGGAGCTATCGGGGCAGTAGGTCAAACAAATAATGACACAGATACATGTTTTAATAATGCCCTCTCTCTGGGTATGGCTTCCGGGTTTTTGCAGCATGATATCTATTCCATGGGTGCGATATTGAGCATGGGGAAATTCTGTATCTGGAATCTTTATCCGCAAAACCCCGCTAATTCGGTAGCACTTCACAGTCATTATACTTCGCTGGTGGGCGACCCATCGCTGGAATTGTGGACAGGTGTACCCCAAACTCTGACAGTAATGCATCCTGAAAGTATCGCTGAAGGTGAAGACTTGATCCAGATAACTGTGCTTGATCATACTGGCGCTTATGCCGAGGGAGCCTGCGTAACTCTTAGTGCTCTTGATCCGTCAGATTATGCTATTACCCGTTTTTGCGACAGCAATGGAGAAGTGCTGATGCCCATACCTGGAATATTTGATGATGAAAATATTCTTACCGTAACCAAACATGGTCATCTGCCCTATATAGATACATTAACCGTGTGTCAGGCAGAGCAGTATGTGAATGTAAGAAATATTGAATATCTGGAAATTGCCGGAAATGGAGATGGGTTACTTAATCCGGGAGAGAGTTTTGAACTGGATGTGTCACTTTTTAATTATGGAACCTTGCCGGTAGAGGGTATCACTGCCTGGCTTTCTACGGAAAATGAATATGTGACAGTAACTTCTTCTGAAGTGGAGGTAGGAGATATAGGAGCCTGGGAGATCATTGATCCAGCTGTCAATTTCCAGATAGAGATAAGTGAGAGTGCCTTAGGTGGAATAGAACCCTTATTAGAATTCCGAATGGCAGATGCTGAGGGACAGGAATGGACTTCCTGGGAAACAGCAGAGATTACAGGTGCCAATCTTTGGCTCAGCGCAATTCAAGTAGGTAATGATAATTTTCTGCATCCCGGGCAAATTGATGCAGTATTTATAGAACTGACCAATAATGGAGCTTTACCCGTTGAAGATATCAGTGTCAGCTTGAGCTGTGCTGGGAGTTATATCACCCTAATAGATAGTTTATCATATTTTACCAGCATTCCTGCGGGTGGATCAGTATATAATTTTAATGATGGATTCAGCGTGGAAACGCCAGAAGAGATGTTTCCAGGTTCTCTAATGAATCTGAGATTGGAAATCACTAATGACAGCGGTTATGAGGCAATAATCCCATACTCAGTACCAGTTGGTGGAACTGAGGTAACTGACCCTTATGGTCCAGATGAATATGGCTACTGGTGTTTTGATGATGGAGATCTTGATTTTGAGTACTGCCCAGAATTTAACTGGGTGGAAATAGACCCTGATTATGGCGGAGCAGGTGAGGAGTTATCGATTTATTCCAGTGGAAATGCTGCCAGCGTGCAGGTTCTTGATCTACCGGGAGATTTTAATTTTAATTTTTATGGTGAAAATTATGCGCAGATCACTGTCAGCACAAGTGGCTGGATAGCTCCCGGCGTGCATCAAGTGGCGTCATTTATGAATTGGTATATCCCCTCACCTCAGGGACCCAGCCCGATGATAGCAGTTTTCTGGGATGATCTGAGCACAGCAGGTAATAATATCTGCTGGCAATATTTTGCTGATGAGCACTATCTTGTGATTGAATGGTCACGGGTGGAAAATGGAGATACTGAATCGGAAGAAACTTTTGAAGTGATACTTTATGATGCGGATTTTTATCCCACCCTTACCTCAGCATCTCAAATCAAAATGCAATACCTGGTAGTTAATAATGATAATGCTGGCAGTTATCGGGCAGACCACGGACAATATTGCACCGTGGGACTGGAAAATTATGATTCTACTATTGGCTTGCAATATACATTTAATAACAGCTATGCAGTCGCTAATAAAGTGCTGGAGGATAATACTGCTCTGCTGTTTACCCCAGCTAATTCTGGAGAGGCAGCCTGGCTGAATATTGCAGATATTACAATTCTTAACGGCAACGATGAATATATAGAAGCTGGAGATACTGTAATATTTAATTTGAACCTGCATAACAGTGGAAATATGGCAGCAGATGATATAAGTATCGTGATCTCCACAGAAAGTCCCTATATCTCAATCCAGCAGAACACAGGGAACCTGGCAGAACTATTACCGGGTGAAAGTGCTTATCTGGATAATGAATTATCATTTATTGTCTCTGAAGATGTATCTGATTTCTATGAGTTCACTATTGATGCAGCTATTGAATGCGAATCTGGCTATTGGGATAAAGAGATCACACTCACAGCTTATGAACATAATACATTCAGTCTTGATCAGGAAGAAATATCTCTGGAGCTTGAGATTGATCAGACGGATAGCCGGACTCTGGAATTAACTAATATTGGAGATGATACGGTAAATTACTATCTCAGGATTGAGGAAATATTACCTGAGGAACGTGACATTTCCGGCTCGACTGTAACTTGTGATTCTTCCTATTTTGTTCCAGGAGAAACTACTGAATGGATACTGGAAATCTATAATAATTCTCCCGATACAGAGTGGATCACTGATCTATCTCTGGAATTTCCCTTAAATGTAATTTTGAATTATGCCACTGATGTGATTGGCGGAAGTGGCGGAAACCTGGAATGGGATGGCAATACAGGTGTAGGAATAGTTAACTGGCATGGAACCACTGCCAATGGTTGGGGTGTTATTCATTCCGGTGAATATGCCTATGTGACCCTTAATGTGAGCTTAGGTCCAGACTTTGCCGGTAATCTTCATTTGCCCTGGGTTCTTACCGGTGATGGTTATGGGGTTAATCCACATGCTGTTGATGGTGAAATTATTTTATTTTCACTTATTCAATGGATAAATCTGGAGCCTTCCTCCGGGACTTTAGAACCAGATGAAAGCTGTGATATTACCATGAACTTTGATGCTGCAGATCTGGAATTCGGCTGGCATAATGCTCTCTTAGAAATTACCACTGACAGCTGGGACATAAAACGTGTAAATATCAGTTTAAATGTGCTTTCTAATGAAGGTGATGAGCCCTTCATTCCAGAAGCCAGTCAGCTGCTGGGCAATTATCCCAATCCCTTTAATCCCAGTACGAAAATCAGTTTCCTTACAGCGGAATCCGGGCAAACTGAATTGACTATCTATAATATCAAAGGTCAAATTGTTAGAAAGTTGGTCAATGAGCCCTTAGATGAAGGCAAACATGAAATTTACTGGGATGGACGCAATGAACAAGGTGTGGCTTTAAGCAGTGGAATATTCCTGTATCGGCTTAAAACTGCTTCAGAAATACATAATTCCAAAATGATATTATTGAAGTGA
- a CDS encoding carboxypeptidase regulatory-like domain-containing protein, whose amino-acid sequence LRTLGALLQGAPDYICVYELGENAPAGAPAAPDMFTITPDAGGALSADLGWMNPTLTVMGDALTDLDEMRVYRNDELIHTITTPVIGGVVNWTDTPATAGNYTYSVLGFNDEGEGIAASGSAYIGEDVPAAVSGISVANVDGDAVISWANPTTGLHGGPFNQPIEGYHIVRDDGAEFEPTGIMTTFTDDTIPGDGLYAYTITVYNSIGDGGSATSAPTWIGSSQAAMFGDPNTATAHYYTPIDFWYKNSLSQTIYYADEFAAQGFGGGAITAIMYYNNFVDDLPNMPINIWMQNTDLENLTGGWESATDMMQVYSGTLDFPIGENEIMIELDEPFIYEGDNVIIFVERVMDTVYWSTGDTFYYTDTAYTDRCLWAQSDTEDYDPYAPPTTINYLSSTPNTMMFINTTGLGSMNGYAYDTSTGDGLEGVDINVFESGVRLHTVTDANGYYNFPGLFEGDYEATATKFAYSEDIQTFTIVADEATNVEFNLTPVDNVTVSGRVVGSDYPNIGLANGTVTLSGMGVHEGITDADGEFSIDGVYSSNTYELVIIVEGYDIFIGEAVIGAGNTDLGDLIVNEIAIPPYDMFATVNGDDTEAELIWHSPSGGAANFWDFESDDGEFTANMGWAWGTDNMAGAYSGDNVWGTTLNAQYPNSVSYQLVTPELSIPTDDAVLTFWHWMDIETTFDGGNIKISTDGGTNWELINPVGGYPGTAYGLNSEACFNGHDMVWTMATFEIGAYQGESAMFMFNFGSDSSVTYQGWYIDDVYVGMPETRQLDNPDVRHIADITPQNLDTTRIIESYAIYRLPFGEENNPAVWEDITTGVSDTTYVDLTWNNVETGLYRYAVRAEYTNNVLSDPAISNWLAKNNSASLTVNVTTNVGDIAEGALVTLDATEPDPEGNYPHYEGIADDAGVCVINGIWMSNYDIEVELFNFMTGEDNLDIYSNTTYDIMLTELAFPAHDAYVEENHDGNAYMTWHSPSGALETFFDFEDDDGEFVSNDAAGWSWGEDATMGANSGTYAWVTALGGNYINSADWQLVTPEIDIANDADLFFYHNMDCENGWDGGNVKISIDGGGSWTLITPVGGYPDDSITGLGEPGFTDGPTGWVMATFDLVDYEGEDAMFKFHFGTDSSVNSYPGWAIDDVRIGEPEDRSISLTLASEIGQNTNRDERMMEGYAIFRGFADDEDNFEDWDLIVDSVQDTTYEDVTWQEITEPGTYEYCIRAMYTNGVLSTPTFTNEIGFNMYAPVTINVTTDSGDSADGAAVVLTSNDGEHIYEGIVSDGLVSWDEVWKTAYSLDIELEGYEDYEQTDVYVTDALTLNVELLEVVGPPANLMVDESTGLLTWTEPGTGGASIDNILFVDDDGSIDLDFTDTTPYYTAIFDAAEIDYEVYEIAVSGDDGPGAAYMADYGLVIWECGEQWQGSNSLSTTDEAELGTYLDNGGFLLLGGHDYLWDRYPSAGAFSAGQFPYDYLGLASANQDAFTVGTSQGGPEFVTIDGAGCTDGLAVQLQDIYSAMRDGVYLDYLTPNADGAAYSTYDGNNVGIQTTNTIFTTAGWAGIIDGDNTVLEYALASFTNYSNRTRHLDYYNVYIDNSLVGQTTDLEFNLAGLEIFENGVDYEAGVSAHFTSGNESEIITLDFTCDWVGSDADEDVILGVNALGDNYPNPFNPTTNFAYSVKDEALVTIEIYNVKGQKVRTLVNEIQDYGIYRVTWNGDADNGNKVSSGIYFYKIDTGDFTKTKKMILMK is encoded by the coding sequence CTTTGAGAACACTTGGTGCGCTTTTGCAGGGAGCACCGGATTATATCTGCGTTTATGAATTAGGCGAAAATGCTCCCGCAGGTGCTCCAGCAGCTCCTGATATGTTCACGATCACACCAGATGCCGGCGGAGCTCTTTCTGCTGATCTGGGTTGGATGAATCCTACCCTGACAGTTATGGGTGATGCATTGACTGATCTTGATGAAATGAGAGTATATCGTAATGACGAACTTATCCACACAATTACAACTCCCGTGATCGGTGGAGTGGTAAACTGGACTGATACCCCAGCAACTGCTGGCAATTACACTTATTCAGTATTAGGTTTTAATGATGAAGGTGAAGGAATCGCAGCCAGCGGTTCAGCATACATTGGTGAAGATGTTCCTGCAGCTGTAAGCGGAATCTCAGTTGCTAATGTAGATGGCGATGCAGTGATCAGCTGGGCAAATCCTACAACTGGATTGCATGGCGGACCATTCAATCAGCCAATTGAAGGTTATCATATAGTAAGAGATGATGGTGCAGAATTTGAACCCACCGGGATCATGACAACTTTCACAGATGACACTATCCCTGGTGATGGACTTTATGCTTACACGATCACTGTTTATAATTCCATTGGCGATGGTGGCTCAGCCACTTCTGCACCGACCTGGATAGGCAGCAGTCAGGCAGCAATGTTTGGTGATCCTAATACTGCTACAGCTCATTATTACACACCGATAGATTTCTGGTATAAGAATTCTCTTTCCCAAACGATCTATTATGCTGATGAATTTGCTGCTCAGGGATTTGGTGGTGGAGCAATTACTGCCATCATGTATTATAACAACTTTGTTGATGATCTGCCAAATATGCCAATTAATATCTGGATGCAGAATACTGATCTGGAAAATCTGACTGGTGGCTGGGAATCAGCAACCGATATGATGCAGGTTTACAGTGGCACTCTTGATTTCCCAATTGGTGAAAACGAGATCATGATCGAACTTGATGAACCCTTCATTTATGAAGGCGACAATGTAATAATTTTTGTGGAAAGAGTAATGGACACAGTATATTGGAGCACAGGAGATACTTTCTATTATACAGATACTGCTTATACTGACCGTTGTCTCTGGGCACAAAGTGATACAGAAGATTATGATCCTTATGCACCTCCTACAACTATCAATTACCTCAGCAGTACTCCAAACACCATGATGTTCATTAATACCACTGGTTTAGGTTCTATGAACGGTTATGCTTATGATACATCTACCGGTGATGGACTTGAAGGTGTGGATATTAACGTATTTGAATCTGGAGTCAGATTGCATACAGTAACTGATGCTAATGGTTATTATAATTTTCCAGGTCTTTTTGAAGGTGATTATGAAGCTACAGCAACAAAATTTGCCTACAGTGAAGACATTCAGACTTTCACAATTGTAGCTGATGAAGCCACAAATGTTGAATTCAACCTCACTCCAGTTGATAACGTAACTGTTTCTGGTCGCGTTGTTGGTTCTGATTATCCAAATATCGGACTGGCAAATGGTACAGTAACTCTTTCTGGTATGGGCGTTCACGAAGGTATCACTGATGCTGATGGTGAATTCTCTATTGATGGCGTGTATTCATCCAATACTTACGAACTGGTAATTATTGTAGAAGGATACGATATATTTATCGGTGAAGCTGTGATTGGTGCAGGAAATACTGATCTTGGTGACCTTATCGTTAATGAAATCGCTATCCCTCCTTATGATATGTTTGCCACAGTAAATGGTGATGACACTGAAGCAGAACTTATCTGGCATTCACCTTCCGGTGGAGCAGCTAATTTCTGGGATTTTGAAAGCGATGACGGTGAATTCACAGCCAATATGGGCTGGGCCTGGGGAACTGACAACATGGCTGGTGCTTATAGTGGTGATAATGTTTGGGGTACAACCCTGAATGCCCAGTATCCAAACAGTGTTAGTTACCAACTGGTAACCCCGGAACTGAGTATTCCAACAGATGATGCAGTGCTTACTTTCTGGCATTGGATGGATATTGAGACTACTTTTGATGGTGGAAATATTAAAATATCTACTGATGGTGGAACCAACTGGGAATTGATCAATCCAGTTGGAGGTTATCCCGGTACAGCTTACGGTTTAAATAGTGAAGCCTGTTTTAATGGGCATGACATGGTTTGGACTATGGCAACTTTTGAAATTGGTGCTTACCAGGGTGAAAGCGCTATGTTCATGTTCAATTTTGGTTCCGATAGTTCTGTAACCTATCAGGGCTGGTATATCGATGATGTTTACGTAGGCATGCCAGAAACACGTCAGCTTGATAATCCTGATGTTCGACATATTGCAGATATTACTCCCCAAAACCTGGATACTACCCGTATCATTGAAAGTTATGCTATCTACCGTCTGCCCTTTGGTGAAGAAAATAATCCCGCAGTCTGGGAAGATATAACAACTGGTGTGTCTGACACAACTTATGTAGATCTTACCTGGAACAATGTAGAAACTGGTTTGTATCGTTATGCAGTTCGGGCAGAATATACTAATAATGTGCTTTCTGATCCAGCAATTTCAAACTGGCTGGCAAAAAATAACTCAGCTTCACTTACAGTAAATGTCACTACTAACGTGGGAGATATTGCTGAAGGTGCTCTGGTAACTCTTGATGCCACAGAGCCTGATCCAGAAGGAAATTATCCTCACTATGAAGGTATCGCAGATGACGCAGGCGTATGCGTTATTAATGGTATCTGGATGTCTAATTATGATATCGAAGTTGAACTTTTCAACTTTATGACAGGTGAAGATAATCTTGATATTTATTCAAATACTACTTATGATATTATGCTAACTGAGCTGGCATTCCCTGCACATGATGCTTATGTGGAAGAAAATCATGACGGTAATGCTTATATGACCTGGCATTCACCTTCAGGCGCTTTAGAAACATTCTTTGATTTTGAAGATGATGATGGAGAATTCGTAAGCAATGATGCTGCTGGCTGGTCATGGGGTGAAGATGCAACTATGGGTGCAAACTCTGGTACTTATGCCTGGGTTACAGCTCTTGGTGGAAACTATATTAATAGTGCTGACTGGCAGCTTGTTACTCCTGAAATAGATATTGCAAATGATGCAGATCTCTTCTTCTATCACAATATGGATTGTGAAAACGGCTGGGATGGCGGAAATGTGAAAATCTCTATTGATGGTGGTGGCTCCTGGACACTGATCACCCCTGTTGGCGGTTACCCTGATGATTCTATCACAGGTCTGGGTGAACCTGGATTTACTGATGGACCTACTGGCTGGGTAATGGCAACTTTTGACCTGGTTGATTATGAAGGTGAAGATGCCATGTTCAAGTTCCATTTCGGAACTGACAGCTCAGTAAACTCATACCCCGGCTGGGCAATTGATGATGTACGCATTGGCGAACCTGAAGACCGCTCTATATCACTCACTCTGGCATCAGAAATTGGTCAGAATACAAACCGTGATGAAAGAATGATGGAAGGATATGCGATCTTCCGTGGCTTTGCTGATGATGAAGATAATTTTGAAGATTGGGATCTCATTGTTGATAGCGTGCAGGATACAACCTATGAAGATGTAACCTGGCAGGAAATAACTGAACCAGGAACTTATGAATATTGTATCCGTGCCATGTACACTAATGGTGTTCTATCTACTCCGACATTCACAAATGAAATCGGCTTTAACATGTATGCACCAGTTACCATTAACGTAACTACTGACAGTGGAGATTCTGCTGATGGTGCTGCTGTGGTACTCACAAGCAACGATGGTGAACACATCTATGAAGGCATTGTTTCCGATGGTTTGGTCTCATGGGATGAAGTGTGGAAAACCGCATATAGCCTTGATATTGAGCTTGAAGGTTATGAAGATTACGAACAGACTGACGTATATGTAACTGATGCTCTTACCCTGAACGTGGAACTCCTCGAAGTAGTAGGTCCTCCAGCAAATCTGATGGTGGATGAATCTACTGGTCTTTTGACCTGGACTGAACCAGGAACTGGTGGAGCTTCTATTGATAACATCCTCTTTGTAGATGATGATGGTTCTATAGATCTTGATTTCACTGACACTACTCCATATTACACAGCAATTTTTGATGCTGCTGAAATCGATTATGAAGTATATGAGATCGCAGTTTCTGGCGATGATGGACCAGGTGCTGCTTATATGGCTGACTACGGCTTAGTTATCTGGGAATGCGGTGAACAGTGGCAGGGTTCCAATAGCTTATCTACAACTGATGAAGCTGAATTAGGTACATACCTTGATAATGGCGGATTCCTTCTGCTTGGTGGACATGATTATCTTTGGGATCGTTACCCAAGTGCTGGTGCATTCTCAGCCGGTCAATTCCCTTATGATTATCTGGGTCTTGCAAGTGCAAATCAGGATGCTTTCACTGTAGGTACATCTCAGGGTGGACCAGAATTCGTTACAATCGATGGCGCTGGCTGCACAGATGGACTTGCTGTTCAATTGCAGGATATATATTCAGCTATGCGTGATGGTGTTTATCTTGATTATCTTACTCCTAATGCAGATGGCGCTGCTTATTCAACTTATGATGGCAATAATGTAGGTATTCAGACTACTAATACTATCTTTACTACAGCCGGATGGGCTGGTATTATTGATGGTGATAACACTGTTCTGGAATATGCTCTGGCTTCATTTACTAATTATTCAAACAGAACCAGACACCTTGATTACTACAATGTGTATATTGATAACAGCCTGGTAGGACAGACTACAGACCTTGAATTCAACCTTGCTGGACTGGAAATATTTGAAAATGGTGTTGACTACGAAGCTGGAGTTTCTGCTCATTTCACTTCTGGTAATGAATCTGAGATCATCACTCTTGATTTCACCTGTGACTGGGTTGGCAGTGATGCAGATGAAGATGTTATCCTTGGCGTGAATGCCCTCGGTGACAACTATCCTAATCCTTTCAATCCTACTACGAACTTCGCTTATTCAGTTAAAGATGAAGCTCTGGTTACTATTGAGATCTATAACGTGAAAGGACAGAAAGTCCGCACTCTCGTTAATGAAATTCAGGATTACGGAATCTACCGTGTTACCTGGAATGGTGATGCCGATAATGGTAACAAAGTCTCCTCTGGAATTTACTTCTATAAAATCGACACCGGTGACTTTACTAAAACCAAGAAAATGATCTTAATGAAATAA